Part of the Janibacter endophyticus genome is shown below.
CGGTGACGGACCGGGTGACCAGGCCCGGGGCGTCCTCCGGTCGCCCGAGCGCCGCGACGAAGGGGATCCGCTCACGCTCGGCAAGCGCGGCCACGGCCGCCTCGGCCCGGTCACCGATGCCCCGCTTGGGGACGTTGAGGATGCGCCGCAGGTTGACGGTGTCGGTCGGGTTGGCGATGACGCGCAGGTAGGCCAGGGCGTCCTTGATCTCGCGGCGCTCGTAGAAGCGGGTGCCGCCGACGACCTTGTAGGGCAGGCCGACCCGGACGAAGACCTCCTCGATCGCGCGGGACTGCGCGTTGGTCCGGTAGAAGACGGCGACGTCGCCGGGGCGCACCCCGTGCTCGTCGGAGAGGGAGTCGATGCGGGTGGCGATGAAGCTCGCCTCGTCGTGCTCGTTGTCCGCGACATAGCCGACGATCGGGGCGCCGGCGCCGGCCTCGGTCCACAGCCGCTTCTTGCGGCGTGACTCGTTGCGCTCGATGACCGAGTTGGCGGCCCGCAGGATCGTGTCGGTGGAGCGGTAGTTCTGCTCCAGGAGGATCGTGCGCGCGTCGGGGTAGTCCTGCTCGAACTCGACGATGTTGCGGATCGTCGCGCCGCGGAAGGCGTAGATCGACTGGTCGGCGTCACCGACGACGACGAGCTCGCTCGGCTCGACGGCATGCGGGTCGCGCTCGCCCTCCGGCTCGAGTCCGCCGACGAGCGTGCGGATGAGCATGTACTGCGCGTGGTTGGTGTCCTGGTACTCGTCGACCATGACGTGCCGGAAGCGGCGCCGGTAGTGCTCGGCTACCTCCGGGAAGGCCTGGAGGATGCTCACCGTCGTCATGATGATGTCGTCGAAGTCGAGCGCGTTGGCCTGCCGCAGCCGCCGCTGGTACATCGTGTAGACCTCGGCGAGCACCTGGTCGCGCTGGCCGCCGCCGGAGGCGATGCCCGCGTCGGCGTCGTGCTCGCTGCCCGCCTTGCGCGCGAACTCCTCCTCGTCGACGAGCTCGTTCTTGAGGTTGGAGATCTCGTGGGCGAAGGAGCGCGGCGGGTAGCGCTTCGGGTCGAGGTCGAGGTCGCGCATGACCATCGCGATGAGCCGCTGGCTGTCGGCGGCGTCGTAGATGGAGAAGCTGCTCTTCATCCCCACCTTGCTCGCCTCGCGGCGCAGGATGCGCACGCACGCGGAGTGGAAGGTCATGACCCACATCGCCTTGGCCCGCGGGCCGACGAGAGCCTCGACCCGCTCGCGCATCTCGGCGGCGGCCTTGTTGGTGAAGGTGATCGCGAGGACCTGCCCCGGCTGCACACCGCGGGCCGCGAGGAGGTGGGCGATCCGGTGGGTCAGGACGCGGGTCTTGCCGGAGCCGGCGCCGGCGACGATGAGCAGCGGCCCGCCCTCGTGGAGGACGGCCTCGCGCTGCTCCGGGTTGAGCCCCTCGAGCAGCTCCGCGGGGTCCTGGGAGGGGCGCGAAGGGGGGTGCTCGCCGGTGCGGGAGGGCCCCTCGTCGGTCATCGCCCAGGTGGGGACGCCGGCGTCGGTCACGGCGCTGGTCCAGTCGCCGGGGAGTGCGTCGGGGAGGTCGTCGAAGAGGCTGCTCATCTCGGGTCCAACCCTACGTCGGGCCGGTGACACCCCTCTCCCCCCGTCGCACGAGCCAAGGCTCGTGCGATGGACCGGTGGCGGGACCCGTTCGCACGAGCCAAGGCTCGTGCGAACGACCGTGGCGGCCCCCGTCATCCCCCCACCTCGACCGGGAGCGGGGCGGAGGGTTGACTGGGGGCATGAGCGCTCGCCAGCCCCGGATCGCGGTCCTCACGAGCGGCGGCGACGCCCCCGGCATGAACGCCGCGCTCCGCTCGGCCGTCCGCAGCGGTCTCGAGCGGGGCGCCCAGGTCTACGGCGTGCTCGAGGGATGGCAGGGTGCGGTCGACGGCGGGTCGGGCATCCGGCGCCTCGGCTGGGACGACGTCGCCGGCATCCAGCACCGGGGCGGGACCGTGCTGGGGACCGCGCGGTGCCCGGCGTTCCGCGAGCGCGAAGGGATGAGGCGGGCGCTCCTCCACCTCGTCCAGCAGCGGATCGACCGGGTCGTCGTCATCGGCGGCGACGGCTCGCTCGCGGGCGCGGCAGAGCTCGCCGAGCTGTGGCCGGAGCTGCTCGCCGAGCTCGTCACCGCCGGCGAGCTGGAGCAGGCCGACGCCGACGCGCACCCCCGGCTGCACGTCTGCGGGATCGTCGGCTCGATCGACAACGACATGGTCGGCACCGACATGACGATCGGCGCAGACTCCGCGCTGCACCGGATCGTCGACGCGCTCGACTCGATCTCCTCGACCGCCGCGAGCCACCAGCGGGCCTTCGTCGTCGAGGTCATGGGGCGCCGCTGCGGGTACCTCGCCCTCGCCTCGGCGGTCGCCGGGTCGTGCGACGCGACCTTCATCCCCGAGGACCCGCCCGGTCCCGACTGGGGCACCCGGCTCGCGACGAGCCTGCGGGCCGGTCGCAGCCTCGGTCGGCGCGACAGCACCGTCGTCGTCGCCGAGGGTGCGCGCGACCGCGACGGGCAGCCGATCTCCACCGAGATGGTCCGCGAGCTGCTCGCCCAGGGGCTGGGTGAGGACGCCCGCAGCACGATCCTCGGCCACGTCCAGCGCGGCGGGACGCCGAGCGCGTACGACCGCTCGATGGCGACGACGATGGGCGCCACGGCGATCGATGTCCTGCTCACCGGCGACCCCGAGCCGCAGGTGATCGGCGTGCGGCACAACCGGGCCCATCGCTCCGCGCTGCTGCCCGCCGTCCGCCGCAACCGGCAGGTCTCCCGCCTGGTCGACGAGGGCCGCTACGACGAGGCGATGGCCGGGCGCGGGCACTCCTTCGCCGCGCTCGACCGGCTCGTCCACGA
Proteins encoded:
- a CDS encoding 6-phosphofructokinase; this translates as MSARQPRIAVLTSGGDAPGMNAALRSAVRSGLERGAQVYGVLEGWQGAVDGGSGIRRLGWDDVAGIQHRGGTVLGTARCPAFREREGMRRALLHLVQQRIDRVVVIGGDGSLAGAAELAELWPELLAELVTAGELEQADADAHPRLHVCGIVGSIDNDMVGTDMTIGADSALHRIVDALDSISSTAASHQRAFVVEVMGRRCGYLALASAVAGSCDATFIPEDPPGPDWGTRLATSLRAGRSLGRRDSTVVVAEGARDRDGQPISTEMVRELLAQGLGEDARSTILGHVQRGGTPSAYDRSMATTMGATAIDVLLTGDPEPQVIGVRHNRAHRSALLPAVRRNRQVSRLVDEGRYDEAMAGRGHSFAALDRLVHELGAPAEAPTDPRARVAILHVGALAPGMNTAVRAAVRLGSGRGLAFVGVEGGLRGLLDGHLVDLAPHDVESWVADAGAALGSRRDPFAPETSGRVAEALAAHGIDALLLVGGFDAYELAHRLDRARGEHPGLEIPVVCVPASIDNNLPATELSVGADTALQQIVTAIDQIKASAMAARRCFVVEVMGRRCGYLALMSSLAGGAERVHLPEDGVTLDTVRDDIAAMRERFEAGGKLFLVVRSEGADEEYTTDVLTTLFEAESHGDFDVRPIVLGHTQQGGRPSPFDRVLATRLAARAIDALDDAVTTGTSPAVMVGLQRGELTATPVAAMDHLVDWQARRPLDQWWLGLAPLVRRLGSPPSP
- the pcrA gene encoding DNA helicase PcrA, whose amino-acid sequence is MSSLFDDLPDALPGDWTSAVTDAGVPTWAMTDEGPSRTGEHPPSRPSQDPAELLEGLNPEQREAVLHEGGPLLIVAGAGSGKTRVLTHRIAHLLAARGVQPGQVLAITFTNKAAAEMRERVEALVGPRAKAMWVMTFHSACVRILRREASKVGMKSSFSIYDAADSQRLIAMVMRDLDLDPKRYPPRSFAHEISNLKNELVDEEEFARKAGSEHDADAGIASGGGQRDQVLAEVYTMYQRRLRQANALDFDDIIMTTVSILQAFPEVAEHYRRRFRHVMVDEYQDTNHAQYMLIRTLVGGLEPEGERDPHAVEPSELVVVGDADQSIYAFRGATIRNIVEFEQDYPDARTILLEQNYRSTDTILRAANSVIERNESRRKKRLWTEAGAGAPIVGYVADNEHDEASFIATRIDSLSDEHGVRPGDVAVFYRTNAQSRAIEEVFVRVGLPYKVVGGTRFYERREIKDALAYLRVIANPTDTVNLRRILNVPKRGIGDRAEAAVAALAERERIPFVAALGRPEDAPGLVTRSVTAIRGFTSLLEGLQRVREEGEGVGDLLTAVLERSGYVEELRQSRDPQDETRLENLAELVAVAREFDATRVATGEEISLDDFLEQVSLVADADEIPDAPADAEGAAQAEEQGVITLMTLHTAKGLEFPVVFLTGMEDGTFPHMRSLGKSSELEEERRLAYVGITRARERLHLSRATVRSAFGTPSYNPESRFLGEIPEELITWERTGPTSPVARRGEPAVARLAARPGVRSPGNRPVIALSAGDKVTHDAFGLGTVIRVEGQDQKAMAHVDFGGETGVKRLLLRYAPLEKL